In a genomic window of Kwoniella newhampshirensis strain CBS 13917 chromosome 8, whole genome shotgun sequence:
- a CDS encoding 60S ribosomal protein uL30 encodes MAPSTSVPTHEQIAVPETLLKKRRTNEASREAKLAAAAEARKAQKAKRKVIFKRADEYVKEYLNSEKEEIRLKREARKTGDFYVAAQPKVYFVVRLKGVSKIAPKPKKILQLLRLLQINNGVFVRVTKATQQMLNLVNPYVTYGEVNLKAIRELVYKRGYAKVDGQRIPITDNSIIEKQLGKYGIICIEDLVHEIATCGPNFKQVTSGLWPFKLSNPNGGWRPRKFIGYIEGGDAGNREKAMSKLVHQMV; translated from the exons ATGGCTCCTTCAACTAG TGTGCCTACCcacgag CAAATCGCCGTCCCGGAGACTTTGCTCAAGAAGCGAAGAACCAACGAGGCCAGCCGAGAGGCCAAGTTGGCCGCTGCTGCCGaggcgaggaag GCGCAAAAGGCCAAGAGAAAGGTCATCTTCAAGAGGGCCGACGAGTATGTGAAGGAGTACCTCAActccgagaaggaggagatccGACTCAAGCGAGAGGCCAGGAAGACCGGTGACTTCTACGTCGCTGCTCAACCTAAAGTCTACTTTGTTGTCCGACTCaaggg TGTCTCCAAGATCGCCCCCAAGCCCAAGAAGATCCTCCAACTCCTTCGACTCCTCCAGATCAACAACGGTGTCTTTGTCCGAGTCACCAAGGCCACCCAGCAAATGCTCAACCTCGTCAACCCTTACGTCACCTACGGCGAGGTCAACCTCAAGGCCATCCGAGAGCTCGTCTACAAGCGAGGTTACGCCAAGGTTGACGGTCAGCGAATCCCCATCACCGACAACTCTATCATCGAGAAGCAGCTCGGCAAGTACGGTATCATCT GTATCGAGGACCTCGTTCACGAGATCGCCACTTGCGGACCCAACTTCAAGCAGGTCACTTCTGGTCTCTGGCCCTTCAAGCTCTCCAACCCCAACGGTGGATGGAGGCCCCGAAAGTTCATCGGCTACATCGAGGGCGGTGACGCCGGTAACAGGGAGAAGGCCATGTCCAAGCTCGTCCACCAGATGGTTTAA
- a CDS encoding ribosomal protein P1, with the protein MSSELAATYAALILADEGIEITGDKINALTTAAKVEIEPIWATLLAKALDGKDVKDLLTNVGGGGAPAAAGAPAAAGGAEAAAGDAAPAEEKKEEAKEESDDDMGFGLFD; encoded by the exons ATG TCTTCCGAACTCGCTGCCACCTACGCCGCCCTTATCCTCGCCGACGAGGGTATTGAGATCACC GGCGACAAGATCAATGCTCTTACCACCGCCGCcaaggtcgagatcgagcCCATCTGGGCCACCCTCCTCGCCAAGGCTCTCGACGGTAAGGACGTCAAGGACCTCCTCACCAACGtcggtggcggtggtgcGCCCGCCGCTGCTGGTGCCCCTGCCGCTGCCGGTGGTGCCGAGGCTGCCGCCGGTGACGCTGCTCCcgccgaggagaagaaggaggaggctAAGGAGGAGTCTGATGACGACATG GGCTTCGGTCTCTTCGACTAA